One window of Mangrovibacterium diazotrophicum genomic DNA carries:
- a CDS encoding CotH kinase family protein, giving the protein MKYLLLCILLFTIGLNLDAQTVKINEVQSANTKSLADEDGDYSDWIEIRNTSASAINLGDYSISDDEDGDERWQFPTYTLQPGAYSLLFASGKDRPVAPSFWTTIINQGDYWNYLVPQAEVTNWNQPDFDDSDWQSGKSGFGYGDNDDSTIVSGAISIYLRKEFSIEDLSAIEQLLLHLDYDDGFVAYLNGTEIARSNLGTAGDTPAYSAYATIDKEALMYQGLAPDSFNIESFASLLHEGTNLLAIEVHNNYASSSDLTAIPFLSVRSSDFSINQAPEILALYNRTGHTDFKLSADGDSLFLFNAGGEIVSNMLIPSLGNDITYGYREGDDTKLWYFKQATPWLANTSEGLLKDENLLPVFSVAGGLYDHTFALELTATNPTDTVYYTTDGSDPDELSLFYYTPLQVDTAVTVKARIIKGGYLAGDVVTNSYFPAFNKSLPVVFLSTQPENLWDYNTGIYTSGPNAQASFPYKGANFWMDWEKPVHAEFYFTPGQTGFALDAGFKVFGNYSRGYEQKSLALYARSEYGPKHIKGKLFDNKALEEFDNLVLRSGGSDSFGEVQSWGTIVRDLFLTGIGLDMKLDAQAGRPCVVYLNSDYWGIYNIREKVNEDFLADNNGIDKDEIDLLEYDGTVVEGSNENYVAMLNFIDSNDLSVTDNYNYITTQMDVDNFIRYNVVEQYAHNTDWPGNNIKFWRQQGSTGKWRWILYDVDATFGIWYFDDELHTNSIALALDPDNDDWPNPAWSTFLLRSLMNNQGFKNRFINTFADHLNTTFLPDSVVSRITGCEAAIEDEISTHAERWGGYEEQWEHNISRLKTFALERPAILREFILEQFSLSDSLNVQLAISGCDEATVQLNTILLQQFPWTGIYFKDVPIELTAIAPVGYRFVRWEGDVQSTDANITVSMDQAKSITAVFEEDASSKNIVISEIMYHASDEYDSDDWVELYNNSSNYVNLTNWILKDSDDSNEYNFNANTIMGPYEYLVVCRNTENFHAIYPDVTNYQGSLGFGFSSSGECIRLYNTTEELIDQVCYASEYPWPTEPDGEGNSLILRNAEADNSLAQNWFSSASKKGSPGVSNTVTAIDDIEKNDISNFELKNYPNPFNQQTTIEFGCAEKTEVSLCIFNMQGQLQELLFSGTLAKGQHLFDWNAANVPSGIYLARLSSGQTISYLKLIVEH; this is encoded by the coding sequence ATGAAATACTTATTACTGTGTATCTTGCTGTTTACCATCGGGCTAAACCTGGATGCCCAAACCGTTAAAATAAACGAGGTTCAATCGGCAAACACCAAATCCCTTGCTGACGAGGACGGTGATTATTCAGACTGGATTGAAATCCGGAATACTTCGGCTTCAGCCATCAATTTGGGCGACTATTCTATCAGTGACGACGAAGACGGAGACGAACGCTGGCAGTTTCCGACTTATACGCTTCAACCCGGAGCGTATTCTCTGCTGTTTGCCTCAGGAAAAGACCGGCCAGTTGCGCCTTCCTTTTGGACAACCATCATCAACCAGGGGGATTATTGGAACTACCTGGTTCCGCAAGCGGAAGTCACCAACTGGAACCAGCCCGATTTTGACGACTCGGACTGGCAAAGCGGGAAAAGCGGCTTTGGCTACGGCGACAACGACGACAGCACCATTGTCAGCGGAGCCATTAGCATTTATCTTCGAAAAGAGTTTTCGATAGAAGATCTATCGGCCATTGAACAGTTGCTGCTTCACCTTGACTATGACGATGGTTTTGTGGCCTACCTCAACGGGACCGAAATTGCCCGATCGAACTTAGGAACTGCAGGCGATACTCCTGCCTACTCCGCTTATGCAACGATTGATAAAGAAGCACTCATGTACCAGGGCCTGGCACCCGATTCATTCAATATTGAAAGTTTTGCCTCGCTCTTGCACGAAGGGACCAACCTGCTAGCCATCGAAGTACATAACAATTACGCGAGTTCGAGCGACTTAACGGCGATCCCGTTTTTATCGGTGCGCAGTTCCGATTTCAGCATCAACCAAGCACCCGAAATTTTAGCCCTGTATAACCGAACGGGGCATACTGATTTTAAGCTCAGTGCCGATGGCGACAGCCTTTTCCTGTTTAACGCGGGCGGAGAAATTGTTAGCAACATGCTTATTCCGTCTCTCGGTAACGACATTACATACGGCTACCGGGAGGGTGACGATACGAAGCTTTGGTACTTTAAGCAGGCGACACCATGGCTTGCCAACACCAGCGAAGGCTTGTTAAAAGATGAAAACTTACTTCCTGTATTTTCTGTTGCCGGTGGCTTGTACGATCACACCTTCGCACTGGAACTTACGGCGACAAACCCAACAGATACGGTTTATTATACCACGGACGGTTCCGATCCAGATGAACTGTCGCTTTTTTATTATACTCCATTGCAAGTTGATACGGCAGTTACTGTAAAAGCTCGTATAATCAAAGGTGGCTATCTCGCAGGAGATGTGGTGACCAATAGCTATTTCCCTGCTTTCAATAAGTCCTTGCCGGTGGTCTTTCTTTCAACCCAACCAGAAAACCTTTGGGATTACAATACCGGCATTTATACCTCCGGTCCCAATGCCCAGGCGAGCTTCCCTTATAAGGGGGCTAATTTTTGGATGGACTGGGAAAAACCGGTTCATGCGGAATTTTATTTTACGCCGGGGCAGACAGGGTTTGCACTTGATGCTGGTTTCAAAGTGTTTGGAAATTATTCACGCGGATACGAGCAAAAATCACTTGCTCTTTATGCGCGTTCGGAATATGGACCGAAACATATCAAAGGTAAACTGTTCGACAATAAGGCGCTCGAGGAGTTCGACAACCTGGTTCTTCGGAGCGGAGGTTCCGATAGTTTCGGCGAGGTGCAAAGCTGGGGGACCATTGTTCGCGACCTTTTCCTAACCGGTATTGGTCTTGATATGAAGCTTGACGCACAGGCAGGTCGTCCTTGTGTCGTTTATTTGAACAGCGATTATTGGGGAATTTATAATATTCGCGAGAAAGTAAACGAAGATTTCCTCGCAGATAACAATGGCATTGATAAAGACGAAATAGACTTGCTGGAATACGATGGAACGGTTGTGGAGGGTAGTAATGAGAATTATGTTGCCATGTTGAACTTCATTGATTCGAATGATCTCTCGGTAACAGATAATTACAACTACATTACAACACAAATGGACGTCGACAATTTTATTCGTTACAACGTGGTGGAGCAATATGCACACAATACCGACTGGCCGGGTAATAATATCAAATTTTGGCGACAACAGGGCTCAACCGGGAAATGGCGCTGGATTTTGTACGACGTAGATGCGACCTTTGGAATTTGGTATTTCGATGATGAGCTACATACCAATTCGATAGCGTTGGCATTGGATCCGGATAATGACGACTGGCCGAATCCGGCATGGTCAACATTTTTGCTACGTTCCTTAATGAACAATCAGGGGTTCAAGAATCGTTTTATCAACACGTTTGCTGATCATCTGAATACAACCTTTTTGCCAGATTCGGTAGTCAGCCGAATTACTGGATGTGAGGCAGCCATCGAGGACGAAATCAGCACGCATGCAGAGCGCTGGGGGGGCTACGAGGAGCAATGGGAACACAACATTTCGCGACTGAAGACCTTTGCACTGGAACGACCGGCAATTTTGCGCGAGTTTATTTTGGAGCAATTCAGCTTAAGCGACAGCCTCAACGTTCAGCTTGCTATCTCGGGTTGCGATGAGGCAACTGTACAATTGAACACGATTCTGTTACAGCAGTTTCCATGGACTGGAATTTATTTCAAAGATGTTCCTATCGAACTAACCGCTATTGCCCCGGTTGGATATCGATTTGTACGTTGGGAAGGCGATGTCCAATCGACAGATGCAAATATCACTGTGTCCATGGATCAGGCCAAAAGTATAACGGCTGTTTTTGAAGAAGACGCTTCTTCGAAAAATATTGTCATCTCTGAAATAATGTATCATGCTTCTGACGAGTACGATAGTGACGATTGGGTTGAACTTTACAACAACAGCAGCAACTATGTGAATCTGACCAATTGGATTTTAAAAGATTCTGACGATTCGAATGAATACAATTTCAATGCGAACACGATTATGGGGCCATACGAGTACCTTGTGGTTTGCCGAAATACTGAAAACTTCCATGCGATTTACCCGGATGTGACTAACTACCAAGGTTCGCTGGGATTTGGATTTAGTAGTTCGGGTGAATGTATCCGACTGTACAACACTACAGAGGAATTGATTGATCAGGTTTGCTACGCCTCCGAATACCCTTGGCCAACGGAGCCCGATGGTGAGGGGAACAGTTTAATTTTGAGAAATGCAGAAGCTGACAACTCATTAGCACAGAACTGGTTTAGCTCTGCGTCAAAAAAAGGAAGTCCTGGGGTGTCGAATACCGTCACAGCAATTGACGACATCGAGAAAAACGATATCAGTAACTTTGAATTGAAGAACTACCCGAACCCATTTAACCAGCAAACGACTATTGAATTCGGATGTGCGGAGAAAACGGAAGTTAGTTTGTGTATTTTCAATATGCAGGGGCAATTGCAGGAATTGTTGTTTTCTGGAACCTTGGCGAAAGGCCAACATCTTTTTGATTGGAACGCAGCAAATGTGCCCTCCGGAATCTACCTAGCCCGATTAAGCAGTGGTCAAACGATTAGTTACCTGAAATTAATAGTAGAACATTAA
- a CDS encoding DUF4956 domain-containing protein, giving the protein MINSTQGMPLLSTLFFESSGFFDLLLRYSFNLLVTFVIVRLIYYRKTKRKDYLFTYFLINTMIFLLAYLLSGVELKLGFAFGLFALFGILRYRTNQLQIKEMTYLFIIIGIAVLNSISGEYLPYVDVILANLLVIGLLFVLEYAFRLSHESSKKVLYERIELINENRRDELLEDLRKRTGINIHRVEVSSINFLRDTARVVIYYYEKNRIFNAEESGDEGDDE; this is encoded by the coding sequence ATGATAAACTCTACTCAGGGAATGCCTTTACTGTCAACTTTGTTTTTTGAATCAAGCGGATTTTTTGATCTGCTGTTGCGTTACTCTTTCAACCTGCTGGTTACTTTTGTTATAGTTCGTCTGATTTACTATCGGAAGACGAAGCGAAAAGACTACCTTTTCACCTATTTCCTTATCAATACCATGATTTTCCTGCTGGCTTATCTGCTATCGGGGGTTGAGTTGAAACTCGGTTTCGCGTTTGGACTTTTTGCACTATTCGGTATTCTTCGCTACCGAACAAATCAGTTGCAAATTAAGGAGATGACCTATTTGTTTATCATTATTGGCATTGCAGTTTTGAACTCTATTTCAGGCGAGTATTTGCCCTATGTAGATGTTATCCTGGCTAATTTACTGGTCATTGGGCTTCTGTTTGTACTCGAATACGCCTTTCGTTTATCACACGAATCATCAAAGAAAGTTTTGTACGAGCGGATTGAGCTAATAAACGAAAACCGCCGTGACGAATTACTGGAAGACCTTCGAAAACGGACCGGGATTAATATTCACCGGGTTGAAGTGAGTTCCATCAACTTCTTGCGGGATACCGCCCGCGTGGTGATTTACTACTACGAGAAAAACCGGATTTTCAATGCTGAGGAATCCGGAGATGAAGGAGACGACGAATAA